GCGTAAAAGGGTGGATTTTCCGGAACCGGACGAGCCGATCAGCGAGACGACCTCGCCGCGCTTCGCCTCGATCGAAACGCCGCGAAGCACCTCAAGCTGCCCGTAGCTCTTATAAAGATTACGGATTTCAATAACAGCATCCGTCGGGGCTGAGCGGGGGTCAACTGTCACGGGGAACCTTCTCTAAGTCGGCTTCTTTGCACCAAATTGCAGCAAAGAGCATATAAGAGGCAATCCCGGATACGGTATTTAGTTGAATTTTACGACTAAGTTGATTTCGTGCCTATTTTTTAATCGATAGGTCGCTGCGGTGCAGAGCCGGTGTCATGGCGTTTCTCGACCCTCTGGCGGGCAAGGGCGGAATCCACATCGGTGATGCCCAGCAGCTTCGAGGTCAGCCGGATCAGTGCATCCTCATCGGCATCGCGCGCGCCATCGGCCAGCGCCACTTCCCACAATGCCTCCAGAATGGCCGAGCGGTCGCCATAGGGCACCTTGTCTTTCAAGGCACGGGTAAAGCGCACGGTATCGGGGGCCTGTGCTTCCAGGTCTTCGGCCGCGTGGCGCAATTCGAGGGCGGCCTTTGCATCAAGGCCGCGCCCGATCAGAACGCGATGGATACGCTCGCGTTCGGCCTCGCTATAGGTTTCATCGGCCCGCGCAAGACGCACCAGAAGTGCGGCCAGCGCAAGCTCGCAATCTTCGGTATTCAGCGGATCAGGGTCAGGCGCGGACAGGGCCGCAAGAAGCGATTTGAACATGTAACAATCTTAATCCGGTTCCCTACGCGGGCAAATCACAGCGCCGTTTGGCGGGCGTTACTTCGGGCGTGCGGCTTTTTCGGCAATCCCCGAGATGCCCTCACGGCGTTCCAGCTCGGCCATCACCTGATCAAGCGTGACATCCCGTGCGGCCAGCATCACCATCAGATGGTAAAGCACATCCGCCGCCTCCGAGGTCAGACGCCCGCAATCCCCCTTCACCGCTTCGATGATCGCCTCAACGGCCTCTTCCCCGAATTTCTCGGCGCATTTCTCGGGGCCTTTCGCAAACAGCTTGGCCGTCCACGACGTTTCAGGGTCCGCCCCTTTGCGCGAGGCAACCGTCTCGTAAAGTTTCTCTAGTGTATTCATGACAGCCTCATCGGAATTCCGGCGCGCGCCATATGCTCTTTGGCCTCGCCAATCGTATAATCGCCAAAATGGAAGATCGACGCGGCCAGAACCGCGCTCGCCCCCCCCTTGGTCACACCTTCCACCAGATGGTCCAAGTTCCCCACACCGCCCGAGGCAATCACCGGCACATCCACCGCATCGGAAATCGCCTTCGTTAGGGGCAGGTTGAAACCGGCCCGTGTCCCGTCGCGATCCATTGAGGTCAGCAGGATCTCCCCCGCGCCCTTCGCCGCCACAGTGCGCGCAAATTCCACCGCATCAATCCCGGTCGATTTACGCCCGCCATGAGTGAAAATCTCCCAACGCCCGGGCTCGACGGTTTTGGCATCAATCGCACAGACGATGCATTGGCTGCCGAAACGATCGGCCGAAGCCGCAATCACATCGGGGTCATTCACCGCCGCCGAATTGAACGACACCTTATCCGCCCCCGCCAGAAGCAGTTTGCGCACATCCTCATGGCTGCGCACGCCGCCCCCCACGGTCAAAGGCATAAAGCACTGCTCGGCGGTGCGGCGCACCAGATCATACATGGTGCCACGATTCTCATGGGTCGCATGGATGTCCAGAAAACACAGCTCATCCGCGCCCGCCGCATCATAAGCCTTGGCTGCCTCCACAGGGTCGCCCGCATCCACCAGATTGACGAAATTGACACCCTTCACGACACGGCCATCCGCCACGTCCAAACAGGGAATAATCCGCGTCTTCAGCATATCTCGCGCTCCTTTCGCGCTCCCCGGGCTTCCAGCTGCCCGAAATATCCCGGGGGTGAATTGGGCCGCAAGGCCCAAGAGGGGGCAGAGCCCCTTAGCCCTTCAGCGCGGTCAGCGCCGCGCCCAGATCCAGAGCGCCATCATAGATCGCCCGCCCCGAGATCGCCCCGGCAATCACGCCGGTATCGCGCAACGCCACCAGATCGGGCAAAGACGATACCCCACCCGAAGCAATCACCGGAATCGACACCGCCCGCGCCAAAGCCTCGGTCGCCTCGATATTCGGGCCGCCCATCGCACCATCACGCATGATATCGGTGTAGATGATTGCCGCCACACCGGCATCCTCGAAGGATTTTGCCAGATCGGTGACCATCACATCGGTCTCTTCCGCCCAGCCCTTGGTGGCCACGCGGCCATTGCGCGCATCAATCCCCACGGCCACCTTGCCCGGAAACGCCTTCGCCGCCTCGCGTACAAGGTCTGGGTTTTCCACTGCGACAGTGCCAAGGATCACACGGCTCAGCCCCTTATCCAGCCAGCGCTCGATCGTGGCCATATCGCGGATACCACCGCCCAGCTGCGCAGGCACCTTGATACGCGCCAGAATCGCCTCGACGGCGGCGGCATTCACCGGCTCGCCCGCGAAGGCCCCGTTGAGGTCCACCAGATGCACCCATTCGCAGCCAGCGGCCTCGAATTTCGCAGCCTGAGCGGCAGGGTCATCACCAAAGACGGTGGCCTTGTCCATGTCACCATGCAGAAGGCGCACGCATTGGCCGTCTTTAAGGTCGATGGCGGGATAAAGGATCATGATCGTCTCCGGTACTTACGGCTTCCAGCCGAGGAAATTGGCGATAATGCGCAGGCCAGTGGCCTGAGATTTCTCGGGGTGGAACTGGGTGCCGATGATATTGTCGCGCCCCACAATGGCGGTCACATCGCCTGCGTAATCCACATGGGCCAGCCGGTGCGCCGGATCCGCCACGCGGAAATGGTAGCTATGGACGAAATAGGCGTGATCGCCCGTCTTGACGCCCTCGAAGACCGGATGCGCATGGTCGATCACCAGATCGTTCCAGCCCATATGCGGCACCTTCAGCGCGCTATCCGCAGGGGTAATCTTCACCACCTCACCCGGAATCCAGCCAAAGCCCTTGGTTTCGGTGAATTCCAGCCCGCGGGTCGCCAGCATCTGCATGCCGATGCAGATCCCCATGAAGGGCTTGCCAGCGCTGACCCCCTCAGAGATTGCCTCATAAAGCCCCGTAAAATGCTCCAGCGCCGCTCGGCAGGACGGAAAGGCCCCATCGCCCGGCAACACGATACGGTCGGCCTTGGCCACCACATCTGGGTCCGAGGTCACCACGATCGTGCCGGCATTGGTCTCGTGGGCCATCCGCTCGAAGGCTTTCTGCGCCGAATGCAGGTTGCCGCTATCGTAATCGACAAGTGCCGTCAGGGTCATCACAGCGCCCCTTTGGTCGAGGGCAGCGAAGTCGCCATGCGCGGGTCGGTCTCGACCGCCATACGCAGGGCGCGGGCTACCGCTTTGAAGGCGGCCTCGGCAATATGGTGGCTGTTGATCCCATGCACCAGATCGACATGCAGGGTGATCCCGCCATGCGTCGAGAAGCCTTGGAAGAACTCGCGCACCAGCTCGGTGTCGAACATGCCGATCTTGTCGGTCGGGAAGGGCAGGTTCCATACCAGATAGGGCCGCGCCGAAAGATCCAGCGCCGCTCGCACCTGTGTATCATCCATCGCCAGCGCGAAATGGCCGTAGCGGTTGATGCCCTTCTTGTTGCCCAAAGCCTGTGTCAGCGCCTGACCCAGCGCAATGCCCACATCCTCGACCGTGTGGTGATCGTCGATATGGTAATCGCCCTCTGCGCGGATCGTCATATCGATCAGCGAGTGCCGCGAGAGCTGGTCCAGCATATGGTCAAAGAAGCCAACGCCGGTCTGGTTGTCATAGACACCGGTGCCGTCCAGATCGAGGGTGACCTCGATCGCGGTCTCATGGGTCTTGCGGGTGATGGTCGCCTTGCGCATGGGCCTATCCCTTGTTGTCTTGAGGGCCTTATAGGGCGGGGGATCAGGCCTTGCCAAGGGGAGCGCCGCCGATCACGGCGTAAAAGGCGCGATTGCGGCGGTAAATGCGGCATTGTCGCCCGTGGCGCGGGCCAGAACGATGCCGCCCTGTATCGCCGCCAGCATCTGTATGGCACGCGTCTGCGCTGTTTCGGGAGAGAGGCCGCTGCGTTCCAGACATTGGGCAAGGGCCGCCTGCCAGTCGCGGAAATAGCCCCGCACTTGGGCGGCGAACTGGTCGCGGGTCTGGTCCAGCGCGAAAGCCCCCACAAGGCAGATCCTCTGGCCGTCATGGAAATAGCGCGTCACCGCATGGAACATATGCGCAATCGCAGTCTCCGGCGGGTCATGCCGCAGCGGGGTAAAGATATGTGCCTCGAACCACTGGTCGATATCGGCCAGAACCGCACGGGCCATATCCGCTTTGCCGCCAGGGAAGAAATGGTACAGCGAGCTGCGCCCCGCGCCGGTCTTGTCTACAATGATGCCGATGCTGGCCCCCTCGTAGCCATAGGTCCGGAACAGTTCGGCAAGCTGGCGGATGAGGTCTGGCTTGTCGGGCATCGCTCAGCTCTTCCGTTGCGGGAGGGGGGTGGGGTAGGCGACGCCCTGCAGTTTGTGGAAGACGATCGCAATCCCCACAAGGCTGACCGCCCCCAGCAACACTGGCGTGAGCAGGAACATGAAGCCCGGATCGGTGGCAAAGACGATCAGCGGGTCGGCCCCTGCGGGCGGGTGGGTGACCCGCAAGGCGACCATAAGCGCGATGGCCAGCCCGACTGCAAGCGCCAGCGCCCACCAGCTTTCGGGCAGCGCCAGCCGCAGGCACAGGCCGGTCAGGCTGGCGACGAGATGGCCGCCGATCACGTTCATCGGCTGCGAGAGCGGGGCCGATGGCGCGGCGAAAAGTAGCACGCAGCTTGCCCCGAACGGGGCCATCAGCAGCAAAAGGCTGGTTTCATTGCTGCCCAGAGCCAGTGCGGCAATGGCCGCAAAGCCGCCGAGGCCGGAGAGGGCTATGGCTTTGAATGTGGGCTGTGGCAGATAGCGGTGAAAAACGGGCATGGGGCGTCCTGTAATGATCATTCCATTATGTGAAACGATCATTACATCGCGGTGTCGGCAGTGTCAAAGTGCAATTCCGGATCTGGGGTGAAGATGGCGATATGGGGAAAAACAAAAAGCCTCCCGCGAGGGAGGCCTTTTGATTGGAGCGGGCGAGGCGATTCGAACGCCCGACCCTAACCTTGGCAAGGTTATGCTCTACCCCTGAGCTACGCCCGCACCGAGCTATGTGTTGTCGTGGAGCGGGCGAGGCGATTCGAACGCCCGACCCTAACCTTGGCAAGGTTATGCTCTACCCCTGAGCTACGCCCGCACTTCACGACAAAACCTCTTTCGAGGCTGGGTTTTACCGAATTGGAGCGGGCGAGGCGATTCGAACGCCCGACCCTAACCTTGGCAAGGTTATGCTCTACCCCTGAGCTACGCCCGCACCGTTTCGGTGAGGGGCGATTTAAGGGATGGCGCGCGGACCTGCAAGGGGAAAAATCCGGAATTGCAAAAAATCTTTCCCATTCACTCCGTAGCCGAGCACTGTAAGCTGCGCAGAGCACGCAAACGACACGTAGGATTGGTTGGCTGGTTTCGCCTTATGTCTGAAGAAAGGGAGCAGCCGATAATGGCCAATTTGATTTTGTTGCATAAACCGAATTCTGTGTATGATGATCGGATTGAGGAAATCTACGACTTTCCAAAAACTTATCTAAAAACAATGAAGCAAGGTGTCGGGCAGGGTTTTATTTACTATGAGCCGTTATCTGCAGGCCAAAGAGGTTATTTCGCGCTGGGGGAGATATGGGATATTGTTTCACATCCCGAAAAAGCGGATCGGTTTATTGCGCATATTAAAGCGAACAGTTTGCGTATGTTTTCCCGACCAGTGCCACGTTTGCTGGGAGGGAAGCCGCTGGAATCTGCGCTTGCGGGACCTGATGGTCGTCCGAAAATGGGCGGGGCCGTTCAGCGGGCGGTCAGAGCCATTCCTGCCGATGAGTTTCGGAAAATAGTGGATTTGGGAAAGCCGGTGTGAAACCGGCGACGGAACTCAAGCGCAACTTGCGGGTTAGCACCGTGAACCGCGCTTGACGCGCTTTGCATGGAGGAAATGCGATGAATACCGATATGATCGAAGGCAAATGGAAAGAACTCACCGGCTCGGTCAAGGCGCAATGGGGCAAGCTGACCGATGACGAAATCGCCGAAGCCAATGGCAATCGCGAAAAGCTGGAAGGCCTGATCCAGCAGAAATATGGCAAGACGAAAGACGAGGCCAAGCACGAGGTCAACCGCTTCTTCGATAAGCTCTGAGCCTTCCGCTTCTGAAAAAGGCGCCCACCGGATCTGGTGGGCGCCTTTTTTGTTATTCCAGCTCGATCAGAAGATCTTTCGCATCGATCTGCGCGCCGGGGGTGACGTGGATCGCCTTCACCACCGCGTCGCGATCCGCCGAGAGGCCCGTCTCCATTTTCATCGCTTCGATGGTCAGAAGCAGGTCGCCTTGGCTGACCGTCTGTCCGACAGAGACCGCGATCGAGGCCACGACCCCCGGCATCGGCGCACCGATATGGTTGGGGTTGCCCGCATCCGCTTTGGGGGCCGCTTTCGTTGCGGCCTTGACGCTGCGATTGGGCACGCGCACGGCGCGCGGCTGGCCGTTGAGTTCGAAGAAGACCTTCACATCGCCCTTCTCGTCGGTCTCGCTGGCCGTCTGGTAGCGGATTTCCATCGTCTTGCCGGGGTCGATTTCCACCGCAATCTCGTCGGCAGGTTCCATCCCGTAGAAAAACACCGGCGTGGGCAGCGCACGCACCGGACCATAGGTCTCGTGGCGGCGGGCATAATCGGTGAAGACCTTCGGATACATGAGATAGGCGGCGAGATCCTCGTTATCGATCTCGGCCCCGTCCAGTTCTGCCGAAAGTTTCGCACGGGTCTCTTCCAGATCAACGGCAGGCAGGTGCAGGCCGGGACGTTCGGTCGAGGGGCGCTCGTCTTTCAGCACCTTCTTCGAGATCGCTTCCGGCCAGCCTCCGGGCGGTTGGCCCAGATTGCCGCGCAGCATATCCACCACCGAATCGGGGAAGGACATCTCGCGTTTGGGGTCGAGCACATCGGTCTTGGTCAGCCTCTGTGCCACCATCATCAGCGCCATATCGCCCACAACCTTGGATGAAGGGGTCACTTTGACGATATCGCCGAAGATCTGGTTGGCATCGGCATAGGCCTGCGCCACCTCGTGCCAGCGCTCTTCCAGCCCGAGCGAGCGGGCCTGAGCCTTGAGGTTGGTGAACTGCCCGCCGGGCATCTCATGCAGATAGACCTCCGATGCAGGGGCCTGCATGCCCGATTCAAAGGCCGCATACTGGCCGCGCACGGCCTCCCAATAGTTCGACATGCGGCGGATGGTTCCGATATCCAGTCCCGTGTCGCGCGGGGTATGGCGCAGAGCCTCGACGATCGAGCCAAGGCAGGGTTGCGAGGTGCCGCCCGAAAACGCATCCATCGCCGCATCGACCGCATCCACACCGGCTTCGGCGGCTGCCAGAATGGTCGCCCCCGCCACGCCCGAGGTGTCATGCGTGTGGAAATGGATCGGCAGGCCGACCTCTTCCTTCAAGGCGCGCACCAGCATTCCGGCCTGAGTGGGCTTCAGAAGCCCCGCCATATCCTTCAGGCCCAGAACATGGGCGCCTGCGGCCTCAAGCTCTTTCGCCATGCCGACATAGTATTTCAGGTCGTATTTCGACCGCGCCGGATCCAGAAGATCGCCGGTATAGCAGATCGTGCCTTCGCAGACCTTATTCGCCTCGATCACCGCATCCATCGCGACGCGCATATTCTCGACCCAGTTGAGGCTGTCGAAGACGCGGAACACATCTACGCCCGAGGTCGCGGCCTGTTTCACGAAGAACTGCACCACATTATCGGGGTAGTTGGTATAGCCCACACCATTCGAGGCGCGCAGCAGCATCTGCGTCATCACATTGGGCATCGCCGCGCGAATGTCACGTAGCCGCTGCCACGGGCATTCCTGCAAGAAGCGGTAAGCCACATCGAAGGTCGCACCGCCCCAGCACTCGACCGAGAAGAGATCGCCCAGATTGGCCGCATAGACCGGTGCGGCCTTGATCATATCGATCGACCGCATCCGCGTCGCCAGCAGCGACTGGTGGCCGTCGCGCATGGTGGTGTCGGTCAGCAGCAGCTTCGTCTGCGCCTTCATCCAGTCAGCTACGGCCTGCGGGCCTTTTTCTTCCAGCAGGTTGCGCGTGCCGGGTTTCACCGTGCCGCCGAGATCGGGCAGGACAGGCGGTTTGGCATCGGCCGCAGGCTTGGCACGACCTGTCGTTTCCGGATGCCCGTTCACGGTGATATCGGCGATGTAGTTCAGGATCTTCGTGCCGCGGTCCGCGCGGGTCTTGAAGTCGAATAGATCCGGCGTGGTATCGATAAATTTCGTCGTATAGCTCATATCCAGGAAGGTCGGATGCTTGAGCAGGTTGATGACGAAATCGATATTGGTCGACACCCCGCGCACGCGGAATTCGCGCAGCGCTCGATCCATGCGCGAGATCGCCTGTTCCGGTGTCGGCGCACGGGCCGTGACCTTGACCAGAAGGCTGTCATAATATCGGGTGATCACGCCGCCCGCATAGGCGGTGCCGCCATCCAGACGGATGCCATTACCCGTGGCCGAGCG
The sequence above is drawn from the Thioclava sp. GXIMD4216 genome and encodes:
- a CDS encoding TerB family tellurite resistance protein, whose amino-acid sequence is MFKSLLAALSAPDPDPLNTEDCELALAALLVRLARADETYSEAERERIHRVLIGRGLDAKAALELRHAAEDLEAQAPDTVRFTRALKDKVPYGDRSAILEALWEVALADGARDADEDALIRLTSKLLGITDVDSALARQRVEKRHDTGSAPQRPID
- a CDS encoding phosphoribosyl-ATP diphosphatase; protein product: MNTLEKLYETVASRKGADPETSWTAKLFAKGPEKCAEKFGEEAVEAIIEAVKGDCGRLTSEAADVLYHLMVMLAARDVTLDQVMAELERREGISGIAEKAARPK
- the hisF gene encoding imidazole glycerol phosphate synthase subunit HisF; its protein translation is MLKTRIIPCLDVADGRVVKGVNFVNLVDAGDPVEAAKAYDAAGADELCFLDIHATHENRGTMYDLVRRTAEQCFMPLTVGGGVRSHEDVRKLLLAGADKVSFNSAAVNDPDVIAASADRFGSQCIVCAIDAKTVEPGRWEIFTHGGRKSTGIDAVEFARTVAAKGAGEILLTSMDRDGTRAGFNLPLTKAISDAVDVPVIASGGVGNLDHLVEGVTKGGASAVLAASIFHFGDYTIGEAKEHMARAGIPMRLS
- the hisA gene encoding 1-(5-phosphoribosyl)-5-[(5-phosphoribosylamino)methylideneamino]imidazole-4-carboxamide isomerase encodes the protein MILYPAIDLKDGQCVRLLHGDMDKATVFGDDPAAQAAKFEAAGCEWVHLVDLNGAFAGEPVNAAAVEAILARIKVPAQLGGGIRDMATIERWLDKGLSRVILGTVAVENPDLVREAAKAFPGKVAVGIDARNGRVATKGWAEETDVMVTDLAKSFEDAGVAAIIYTDIMRDGAMGGPNIEATEALARAVSIPVIASGGVSSLPDLVALRDTGVIAGAISGRAIYDGALDLGAALTALKG
- the hisH gene encoding imidazole glycerol phosphate synthase subunit HisH, which translates into the protein MTLTALVDYDSGNLHSAQKAFERMAHETNAGTIVVTSDPDVVAKADRIVLPGDGAFPSCRAALEHFTGLYEAISEGVSAGKPFMGICIGMQMLATRGLEFTETKGFGWIPGEVVKITPADSALKVPHMGWNDLVIDHAHPVFEGVKTGDHAYFVHSYHFRVADPAHRLAHVDYAGDVTAIVGRDNIIGTQFHPEKSQATGLRIIANFLGWKP
- the hisB gene encoding imidazoleglycerol-phosphate dehydratase HisB translates to MRKATITRKTHETAIEVTLDLDGTGVYDNQTGVGFFDHMLDQLSRHSLIDMTIRAEGDYHIDDHHTVEDVGIALGQALTQALGNKKGINRYGHFALAMDDTQVRAALDLSARPYLVWNLPFPTDKIGMFDTELVREFFQGFSTHGGITLHVDLVHGINSHHIAEAAFKAVARALRMAVETDPRMATSLPSTKGAL
- a CDS encoding TetR/AcrR family transcriptional regulator, whose protein sequence is MPDKPDLIRQLAELFRTYGYEGASIGIIVDKTGAGRSSLYHFFPGGKADMARAVLADIDQWFEAHIFTPLRHDPPETAIAHMFHAVTRYFHDGQRICLVGAFALDQTRDQFAAQVRGYFRDWQAALAQCLERSGLSPETAQTRAIQMLAAIQGGIVLARATGDNAAFTAAIAPFTP
- a CDS encoding HPP family protein translates to MPVFHRYLPQPTFKAIALSGLGGFAAIAALALGSNETSLLLLMAPFGASCVLLFAAPSAPLSQPMNVIGGHLVASLTGLCLRLALPESWWALALAVGLAIALMVALRVTHPPAGADPLIVFATDPGFMFLLTPVLLGAVSLVGIAIVFHKLQGVAYPTPLPQRKS
- a CDS encoding CsbD family protein; translated protein: MNTDMIEGKWKELTGSVKAQWGKLTDDEIAEANGNREKLEGLIQQKYGKTKDEAKHEVNRFFDKL
- a CDS encoding pyruvate carboxylase → MFEKILVANRGEIAIRVMRAANELGKKTVAVYAEEDKLGLHRFKADEAYQIGKGLSPVGAYLAIDEIIRVAKLSGADAIHPGYGLLSENPDFVEACAKNGITFIGPKAETMRALGDKASARRVAIKADVPVIPATEVLGDDFDAIKAEAAEIGYPLMLKASWGGGGRGMRPINGPEELVEKVREGRREAEAAFGNGEGYLEKMILRARHVEVQLLGDTHGHLYHLYERDCTVQRRNQKVVERAPAPYLSPEQREEVCALALKIGQAVGYQNAGTVEFLMDMDTEKFYFIEVNPRVQVEHTVTEEVTGIDIVQSQIRIAEGATLAEATGVASQADVHLLGHAMQCRVTTEDPQNNFIPDYGRIQAYRSATGNGIRLDGGTAYAGGVITRYYDSLLVKVTARAPTPEQAISRMDRALREFRVRGVSTNIDFVINLLKHPTFLDMSYTTKFIDTTPDLFDFKTRADRGTKILNYIADITVNGHPETTGRAKPAADAKPPVLPDLGGTVKPGTRNLLEEKGPQAVADWMKAQTKLLLTDTTMRDGHQSLLATRMRSIDMIKAAPVYAANLGDLFSVECWGGATFDVAYRFLQECPWQRLRDIRAAMPNVMTQMLLRASNGVGYTNYPDNVVQFFVKQAATSGVDVFRVFDSLNWVENMRVAMDAVIEANKVCEGTICYTGDLLDPARSKYDLKYYVGMAKELEAAGAHVLGLKDMAGLLKPTQAGMLVRALKEEVGLPIHFHTHDTSGVAGATILAAAEAGVDAVDAAMDAFSGGTSQPCLGSIVEALRHTPRDTGLDIGTIRRMSNYWEAVRGQYAAFESGMQAPASEVYLHEMPGGQFTNLKAQARSLGLEERWHEVAQAYADANQIFGDIVKVTPSSKVVGDMALMMVAQRLTKTDVLDPKREMSFPDSVVDMLRGNLGQPPGGWPEAISKKVLKDERPSTERPGLHLPAVDLEETRAKLSAELDGAEIDNEDLAAYLMYPKVFTDYARRHETYGPVRALPTPVFFYGMEPADEIAVEIDPGKTMEIRYQTASETDEKGDVKVFFELNGQPRAVRVPNRSVKAATKAAPKADAGNPNHIGAPMPGVVASIAVSVGQTVSQGDLLLTIEAMKMETGLSADRDAVVKAIHVTPGAQIDAKDLLIELE